The following proteins are encoded in a genomic region of Ammospiza caudacuta isolate bAmmCau1 chromosome 13, bAmmCau1.pri, whole genome shotgun sequence:
- the SLC9A5 gene encoding sodium/hydrogen exchanger 5 isoform X1, with amino-acid sequence MQPPAASPGPAAPAGAELLRWQWREVQAPCLVAAWILVASLAKIVFHLSRKVTSVVPESCLLILLGLGLGGIVLAVAKKAEYQLEPNMFFLFLLPPIVLDSGYFMPSRLFFDNIGAILTYAVVGTLWNSFATGTALWGLHRAGLMDPGVEAGLMDFLLFGSLISAVDPVAVLAVFEEVHVNETLFIIVFGESLLNDAVTVVLYKVFNSFVELGPAHIHAADYVKGVASFFLVSLGGTAVGLLFAFLLALITRFTKRVRIIEPLFVFLLAYVAYLAAEMVSLSAILAVTFCGICCKKYVEANISQKSRTTVKYTMKTLASSSETIIFMFLGISAVDTSKWTWDTALVLGTLFFILLFRAVGVVLQTYVLNRFRLIPLDRIDQVVMSYGGLRGAVAFALVILLDREKVKAKDYFVATTIVVVFFTVIVQGLTIKPLVTWLKVKRSDHHKPTLNEELHEHAFDHILAAVEDIVGHHGYHYWRDKWEQFDKKYLSQLLMRKSAYRLRDEIWDVYYKLNIRDAISFVDQGGHVHSAAKLALPSMPSRTSMSESSVTNLLRESGSGACLDLQVIDTVRSRRDKEDAAMHHVLRGSLYKPRRRYKASYSRHFISPDKQERQDKEIFRQNMKRRLETFKSTKHNVCSSKSKARLKEKGRKKKNISLTKETANGKTHRSVPWQDAAAPVLVMVSSEEEESDSSETEKEDDEGIVFVARATDEVLQGKTTPGSLDVCPSPCIIPPSPTLAEKELPWKGDQADLAVYVSSETTKIVPVDMQKAWNQSISSLESIASPPGIESGPQHRRFACPVLEEQPQSASQAMPEQSSCFQFPSHLSKSGRSQSDSSPDGPEQQELQPLMATEEQGRVPPSAEPRWLMFNRAGHL; translated from the exons aTGCAGCCCCCGGCGgcctcccccggccccgccgccccggcgGGAGCCGAGCTGCTGCGCTGGCAGTGGCGGGAGGTGCAGGCGCCCTGCCTGGTGGCCGCCTGGATCCTGGTAGCCAGCCTGGCCAAGATCG tTTTCCACCTGTCAAGGAAGGTGACATCAGTTGTCCCAGAGAGCTGCCTTCTcatcctgctggggctgggcctgggGGGCATCGTGTTGGCCGTGGCAAAGAAAGCCGAGTACCAGCTGGAGCCCAACAtgttcttcctcttccttctgccCCCCATCGTCCTGGACTCGGGGTACTTCATGCCCAGCCGGCTGTTCTTTGACAACATTGGTGCCATCCTCACCTATGCTGTGGTGGGCACGCTCTGGAACTCCTTCGCCACCGGCACCGCGCTCTGGGGGCTGCACCGCGCCGGGCTCATGG ATCCAGGTGTTGAAGCTGGGCTGATGGATTTCCTGCTCTTTGGCAGCCTGATTTCAGCTGTGGACCCTGTGGCAGTCCTGGCTGTCTTTGAGGAGGTCCATGTTAATGAGACCCTCTTCATCATTGTGTTTGGCGAGTCTCTCCTGAATGATGCTGTCACCGTG GTGCTGTACAAGGTCTTCAACTCTTTTGTGGAGCTGGGCCCAGCACACATCCACGCCGCAGACTACGTGAAGGGGGTAG CCTCCTTCTTCCTGGTGAGCCTGGGGGGCACAGCCGTGGGGCTGCTCTTCGCCTTCCTGCTGGCCCTGATCACGCGGTTCACCAAGCGCGTGCGCATCATCGAGCCGCTCTTCGTCTTCCTGCTGGCCTACGTGGCGTACCTGGCTGCCGAGATGGTCTCGCTCTCCGCCATCCTGGC agTCACCTTCTGTGGGATCTGCTGCAAGAAGTACGTGGAAGCCAACATCTCCCAGAAATCCCGCACCACAGTCAAGTACACCATGAAGACACTGGCCAGCAGCTCAGAGACGATCATCTTCATGTTTCTGGGCATCTCGGCTGTGGACACCTCCAAATGGACGTGGGACACAGCACTGGTGCTGGGCACCCTGTTCTTTATCCTGCTCTTCAGAGCCGTGG gTGTTGTTCTCCAAACGTATGTGCTCAACCGCTTCCGCCTCATCCCCCTGGACAGGATCGACCAGGTGGTCATGTCATATGGTGGCCTCCGTGGGGCCGTGGCCTTCGCCCTGGTCATCCTGCTGGACAGGGAAAAGGTGAAAGCCAAGGACTACTTTGTGGCAACGACCATCGTGGTGGTGTTCTTCACTGTCATTGTGCAG GGCCTCACCATCAAACCCCTGGTGACGTGGCTGAAGGTGAAGCGTAGTGACCACCACAAACCCACGCTCAACGAGGAGCTGCATGAGCAC GCCTTTGACCACATCTTGGCAGCAGTGGAGGACATCGTGGGGCACCATGGCTACCACTACTGGCGGGACAA GTGGGAGCAGTTTGACAAGAAATACCTGAGCCAGCTCCTGATGCGTAAATCTGCCTACAGGCTGCGGGATGAGATCTGGGATGTTTATTACAAGCTGAACATCCGTGATGCCATCAGCTTTGTAGATCAG GGTGGCCACGTGCACTCGGCTGCCAAGCTGGCGCTGCCCTCCATGCCCAGCCGCACGTCCATGTCAGAGTCATCAGTCACAAACCTCCT GAGGGAGAGCGGGAGCGGGGCGTGCCTGGACCTGCAGGTGATCGACACGGTGCGGAGCCGCCGCGACAAGGAGGACGCTGCCATGCACCACGTGCTGCGAGGGAGCCTCTACAAGCCCCGGCGGCGG TACAAGGCCAGCTACAGCCGTCACTTCATCTCTCCAGATAAACAAGAGCGCCAAGATAAAGAAATCTTCCGGCAGAACATGAAGAGGCGGCTGGAGACCTTCAAGTCCACAAAGCACAATGTCTGCTCCTCCAAgagcaaggccaggctgaaggaaaaaggcaggaaaaag AAGAACATCTCTCTGACCAAAGAGACAGCCAATGGGAAGACTCACAGAAGTGTCCCCTGGCAGGATGCAG cagctcctgtcctggTGATGGTcagctcagaggaggaggagagtgatAGCTCGGAGACGGAGAAGGAGGACGATGAGGGGATTGTGTTCGTTGCTCGAGCCACTGATGAGGTCCTGCAGGGAAAGACAACTCCTG GCAGCCTGGAtgtctgccccagcccctgcatcATCCCTCCATCACCAACCctggcagagaaggagctgccgTGGAAAGGAGACCAGGCTGATCTGGCTGTTTATGTCTCCTCGGAGACCACCAAGATCGTGCCAGTGGATATGCAGAAGGCGTGGAACCAAAGCATCTCCTCCCTGGAGAGCATCGCCTCCCCCCCGGGCATCGAGAGTGGACCTCAGCACAGGAGGTttgcctgccctgtgctggaggagcagccccagtcTGCAAGCCAGGCaatgccagagcagagctcctgcttcCAGTTCCCCAGCCACCTCTCCAAGAGCGGCCGGTCACAGAGTGACAGCAGCCCGGACGGTCccgagcagcaggagctgcagcctttgATGGccacagaggagcagggcagggtgccaccctctgcagagcccaggtggcTGATGTTCAACAGAGCAGGCCACCTCTGA
- the SLC9A5 gene encoding sodium/hydrogen exchanger 5 isoform X2, which produces MQPPAASPGPAAPAGAELLRWQWREVQAPCLVAAWILVASLAKIVFHLSRKVTSVVPESCLLILLGLGLGGIVLAVAKKAEYQLEPNMFFLFLLPPIVLDSGYFMPSRLFFDNIGAILTYAVVGTLWNSFATGTALWGLHRAGLMDPGVEAGLMDFLLFGSLISAVDPVAVLAVFEEVHVNETLFIIVFGESLLNDAVTVVLYKVFNSFVELGPAHIHAADYVKGVASFFLVSLGGTAVGLLFAFLLALITRFTKRVRIIEPLFVFLLAYVAYLAAEMVSLSAILAVTFCGICCKKYVEANISQKSRTTVKYTMKTLASSSETIIFMFLGISAVDTSKWTWDTALVLGTLFFILLFRAVGVVLQTYVLNRFRLIPLDRIDQVVMSYGGLRGAVAFALVILLDREKVKAKDYFVATTIVVVFFTVIVQGLTIKPLVTWLKVKRSDHHKPTLNEELHEHAFDHILAAVEDIVGHHGYHYWRDKWEQFDKKYLSQLLMRKSAYRLRDEIWDVYYKLNIRDAISFVDQGGHVHSAAKLALPSMPSRTSMSESSVTNLLRESGSGACLDLQVIDTVRSRRDKEDAAMHHVLRGSLYKPRRRYKASYSRHFISPDKQERQDKEIFRQNMKRRLETFKSTKHNVCSSKSKARLKEKGRKKKNISLTKETANGKTHRSVPWQDAAPVLVMVSSEEEESDSSETEKEDDEGIVFVARATDEVLQGKTTPGSLDVCPSPCIIPPSPTLAEKELPWKGDQADLAVYVSSETTKIVPVDMQKAWNQSISSLESIASPPGIESGPQHRRFACPVLEEQPQSASQAMPEQSSCFQFPSHLSKSGRSQSDSSPDGPEQQELQPLMATEEQGRVPPSAEPRWLMFNRAGHL; this is translated from the exons aTGCAGCCCCCGGCGgcctcccccggccccgccgccccggcgGGAGCCGAGCTGCTGCGCTGGCAGTGGCGGGAGGTGCAGGCGCCCTGCCTGGTGGCCGCCTGGATCCTGGTAGCCAGCCTGGCCAAGATCG tTTTCCACCTGTCAAGGAAGGTGACATCAGTTGTCCCAGAGAGCTGCCTTCTcatcctgctggggctgggcctgggGGGCATCGTGTTGGCCGTGGCAAAGAAAGCCGAGTACCAGCTGGAGCCCAACAtgttcttcctcttccttctgccCCCCATCGTCCTGGACTCGGGGTACTTCATGCCCAGCCGGCTGTTCTTTGACAACATTGGTGCCATCCTCACCTATGCTGTGGTGGGCACGCTCTGGAACTCCTTCGCCACCGGCACCGCGCTCTGGGGGCTGCACCGCGCCGGGCTCATGG ATCCAGGTGTTGAAGCTGGGCTGATGGATTTCCTGCTCTTTGGCAGCCTGATTTCAGCTGTGGACCCTGTGGCAGTCCTGGCTGTCTTTGAGGAGGTCCATGTTAATGAGACCCTCTTCATCATTGTGTTTGGCGAGTCTCTCCTGAATGATGCTGTCACCGTG GTGCTGTACAAGGTCTTCAACTCTTTTGTGGAGCTGGGCCCAGCACACATCCACGCCGCAGACTACGTGAAGGGGGTAG CCTCCTTCTTCCTGGTGAGCCTGGGGGGCACAGCCGTGGGGCTGCTCTTCGCCTTCCTGCTGGCCCTGATCACGCGGTTCACCAAGCGCGTGCGCATCATCGAGCCGCTCTTCGTCTTCCTGCTGGCCTACGTGGCGTACCTGGCTGCCGAGATGGTCTCGCTCTCCGCCATCCTGGC agTCACCTTCTGTGGGATCTGCTGCAAGAAGTACGTGGAAGCCAACATCTCCCAGAAATCCCGCACCACAGTCAAGTACACCATGAAGACACTGGCCAGCAGCTCAGAGACGATCATCTTCATGTTTCTGGGCATCTCGGCTGTGGACACCTCCAAATGGACGTGGGACACAGCACTGGTGCTGGGCACCCTGTTCTTTATCCTGCTCTTCAGAGCCGTGG gTGTTGTTCTCCAAACGTATGTGCTCAACCGCTTCCGCCTCATCCCCCTGGACAGGATCGACCAGGTGGTCATGTCATATGGTGGCCTCCGTGGGGCCGTGGCCTTCGCCCTGGTCATCCTGCTGGACAGGGAAAAGGTGAAAGCCAAGGACTACTTTGTGGCAACGACCATCGTGGTGGTGTTCTTCACTGTCATTGTGCAG GGCCTCACCATCAAACCCCTGGTGACGTGGCTGAAGGTGAAGCGTAGTGACCACCACAAACCCACGCTCAACGAGGAGCTGCATGAGCAC GCCTTTGACCACATCTTGGCAGCAGTGGAGGACATCGTGGGGCACCATGGCTACCACTACTGGCGGGACAA GTGGGAGCAGTTTGACAAGAAATACCTGAGCCAGCTCCTGATGCGTAAATCTGCCTACAGGCTGCGGGATGAGATCTGGGATGTTTATTACAAGCTGAACATCCGTGATGCCATCAGCTTTGTAGATCAG GGTGGCCACGTGCACTCGGCTGCCAAGCTGGCGCTGCCCTCCATGCCCAGCCGCACGTCCATGTCAGAGTCATCAGTCACAAACCTCCT GAGGGAGAGCGGGAGCGGGGCGTGCCTGGACCTGCAGGTGATCGACACGGTGCGGAGCCGCCGCGACAAGGAGGACGCTGCCATGCACCACGTGCTGCGAGGGAGCCTCTACAAGCCCCGGCGGCGG TACAAGGCCAGCTACAGCCGTCACTTCATCTCTCCAGATAAACAAGAGCGCCAAGATAAAGAAATCTTCCGGCAGAACATGAAGAGGCGGCTGGAGACCTTCAAGTCCACAAAGCACAATGTCTGCTCCTCCAAgagcaaggccaggctgaaggaaaaaggcaggaaaaag AAGAACATCTCTCTGACCAAAGAGACAGCCAATGGGAAGACTCACAGAAGTGTCCCCTGGCAGGATGCAG ctcctgtcctggTGATGGTcagctcagaggaggaggagagtgatAGCTCGGAGACGGAGAAGGAGGACGATGAGGGGATTGTGTTCGTTGCTCGAGCCACTGATGAGGTCCTGCAGGGAAAGACAACTCCTG GCAGCCTGGAtgtctgccccagcccctgcatcATCCCTCCATCACCAACCctggcagagaaggagctgccgTGGAAAGGAGACCAGGCTGATCTGGCTGTTTATGTCTCCTCGGAGACCACCAAGATCGTGCCAGTGGATATGCAGAAGGCGTGGAACCAAAGCATCTCCTCCCTGGAGAGCATCGCCTCCCCCCCGGGCATCGAGAGTGGACCTCAGCACAGGAGGTttgcctgccctgtgctggaggagcagccccagtcTGCAAGCCAGGCaatgccagagcagagctcctgcttcCAGTTCCCCAGCCACCTCTCCAAGAGCGGCCGGTCACAGAGTGACAGCAGCCCGGACGGTCccgagcagcaggagctgcagcctttgATGGccacagaggagcagggcagggtgccaccctctgcagagcccaggtggcTGATGTTCAACAGAGCAGGCCACCTCTGA